The following are from one region of the Oncorhynchus nerka isolate Pitt River linkage group LG8, Oner_Uvic_2.0, whole genome shotgun sequence genome:
- the LOC115118898 gene encoding transmembrane protein 60-like → MSLAQRVLLTWIFTLAFLIMLVLKLDGKVHWNWFLTFLPVWVFDGILLLMLLVKMVARCKAGHDPRNGSQDLKKKAWYLASMLLKLGFCLTLCARLEKLTHIKLTFVCIPLWCLLLGAMVELGYNIFPERREA, encoded by the coding sequence ATGTCTCTCGCTCAGAGAGTCCTCCTCACCTGGATCTTCACCCTGGCCTTCCTCATCATGCTCGTCCTCAAACTAGATGGCAAAGTCCACTGGAACTGGTTCCTCACCTTTCTACCCGTATGGGTCTTCGACGgcatcctcctcctcatgttaCTCGTCAAGATGGTCGCCAGGTGTAAAGCGGGACACGACCCTCGTAACGGCTCCCAGGACCTGAAGAAGAAGGCCTGGTACCTGGCGTCCATGCTGCTGAAGCTGGGCTTCTGTCTGACGCTGTGCGCCCGGCTGGAGAAGCTTACCCATATCAAGCTCACCTTTGTGTGTATTCCTCTATGGTGCTTGTTGCTGGGAGCCATGGTGGAGCTGGGCTATAACATCttccctgagaggagagaggcatga